The following proteins are encoded in a genomic region of Oncorhynchus keta strain PuntledgeMale-10-30-2019 chromosome 35, Oket_V2, whole genome shotgun sequence:
- the LOC118368280 gene encoding uncharacterized protein LOC118368280, with product MGSKGSRSRLSQVAPCHSQPEGDLDQQASHPTSQWTISAVPTPLEPQHGPLGHRTIQLPPLKMENSASFPPLSTESSYVASSLPQSQSNICGPSIIHSHPPRRLQALQPLAPLSAGLKVTANHMAMGGLLEAQMVLSQQAQRRRRAHQRRVREQRVHERTIYIDNVEAPSSKGIQRLHLLNRPTQRDIFWDEMTGESLDLKEILQPSPLPLEQGERQQSQPGPPQCLCRDEELINRDLAWGGLRSPHRKTNTLTDRVEGETDGGLTMRKTLPSMLDWKTEKQRDTIPKHLSSFGDSERASRRPLRGWQREGIRGLCHGERGIWEPDLE from the exons ATGGGCTCTAAAGGATCCAGGTCCAGGCTGAGTCAGGTGGCCCCATGTCACAGTCAGCCAGAGGGAGACCTGGACCAGCAGGCCAGTCATCCCACCTCACAATGGACCATCTCTGCTGTGCCAACCCCACTGGAGCCACAACATGGGCCCTTAGGACATAGGACTATCCAGCTGCCCCCACTGAAAATGGAAAACTCTGCAAGCTTCCCCCCACTATCTACAG AATCATCATATGTAGCAAGCAGCCTTCCACAGAGTCAAAGCAACATTTGTGGACCAAGCATCATTCATTCTCATCCACCACGAAGACTACAG GCGTTGCAACCACTGGCCCCTCTTAGTGCAGGCCTCAAGGTTACTGCCAATCACATGGCCatg GGAGGACTCCTGGAGGCACAGATGGTCCTCAGTCAACAGGCCCAGCGAAGAAGGAGAGCCCACCAGAGACGAGTCCGAGAGCAACGGGTCCACGAGAGGACAATCTACATAGATAATG TTGAAGCACCAAGCAGCAAAGGGATACAGAGACTGCATCTGCTAAACAGGCCAACCCAAAGGGACATATTTTGGGATGAGATGACAGGAGAGAGTCTCGACCTCAAGGAGATCCTCCAACCAAGCCCCCTTCccctggagcagggagagagacagcagtccCAGCCTGGACCACCACAGTGCCTGTGTAGGGATGAAGAGCTGATCAACAGAGACTTGGCATGGGGAGGCCTCAGGAGTCCTCACCGGAAAACCAATActctcacagacagagtagaaggGGAGACAGATGGTGGACTGACCATGAGGAAAACCTTACCTTCGATGCTGGACTGGAAGacagagaaacaaagagatacAATTCCCAAACACTTGAGCTCTTTTGGGGATAGTGAGAGGGCTAGTAGGAGGCCTCTGAGAGGCTGGCAGAGAGAGGGCATTAGAGGTCTAtgtcatggggagagagggatttgGGAACCTGACCTGGAGTAG